One Gemmatimonadota bacterium DNA window includes the following coding sequences:
- a CDS encoding 2-oxoacid:acceptor oxidoreductase subunit alpha, whose translation MSSDQFDFAIAIGGAAGQGIATPGNVLARIFIRRGLHLNAYNAYQSIIRGGHIFLTMRISDHPVHNHGDKLDLLVCLNQDTMDRHLGLMGPGTRVLYNSDTITPGTPEDGVHLCPLPINELTDNNRNKLVQNTVALGTILYLLDVDFQILEDIITMQFQRKGQEVVDENVGVARAGYDYAAAHFEPFTQSLPSGGKPLAVWTGNDALAMGGASAGVKFYCAYPMSPSTGVLHWMAQNARELGIMVRQVEDEIGVANMAIGAAHVGCRSMCATSGGGFALMTEAVGSAAMMEIPVVFIDVQRAGPSTGVPTKTEQGDLWQILGASQGDFERFIVAPTDALDAFNTVPELFNLVDQFQCPGIVISDLLISEGTFSVDPDAIDMQPGIDRGDLITESGNGASDIPTGSQLSNGHGLIGAPSNGYLRYENTESGISPRALPGVEGYAHVVATDEHDEDGVLVSDEFTNPHKRRKMVEKRARKFKNVAERIDPPALSGSSAEDAEITLIGWGSTLGVIREAVEILNREGVAVNHLPIKWIVPLHVDAIQEVFDKAKKTVIVENNHSGQFHRYLRSETGLSADGHIRKYDGEPFMPHHIVDGVRELLAGTTDIFVPYQEVIV comes from the coding sequence ATGAGTTCTGACCAATTCGACTTTGCCATTGCCATAGGCGGCGCCGCGGGCCAGGGTATCGCCACACCGGGCAACGTGCTCGCCCGGATTTTCATTCGCCGCGGACTGCATCTCAACGCCTACAATGCCTACCAGTCGATCATCCGGGGCGGTCATATTTTCCTCACGATGAGGATCAGCGATCATCCGGTCCACAACCACGGCGATAAGCTCGACCTGCTGGTCTGCCTGAACCAGGATACGATGGACCGGCACCTGGGCCTCATGGGACCCGGCACGCGGGTCCTCTACAACAGCGACACGATCACGCCCGGTACCCCGGAGGACGGCGTGCACCTCTGCCCGCTGCCCATCAACGAACTGACCGACAACAACCGCAACAAGCTCGTGCAGAACACCGTTGCGCTCGGGACGATCCTCTACCTGCTCGACGTGGACTTCCAGATCCTGGAAGACATCATCACCATGCAGTTTCAGCGCAAGGGGCAGGAAGTGGTCGACGAGAACGTGGGCGTGGCTCGCGCGGGATACGACTACGCAGCTGCGCACTTCGAACCCTTCACGCAGTCCCTGCCCTCCGGCGGCAAGCCGCTTGCCGTATGGACGGGCAACGACGCGCTGGCCATGGGCGGCGCGTCCGCCGGGGTCAAGTTCTACTGCGCCTATCCCATGAGTCCCTCCACGGGCGTCCTCCACTGGATGGCGCAGAACGCGCGGGAACTGGGCATCATGGTGCGCCAGGTCGAAGACGAGATCGGCGTGGCCAACATGGCCATTGGCGCGGCCCACGTGGGCTGCAGGTCCATGTGCGCCACATCGGGCGGCGGTTTCGCCCTGATGACCGAAGCCGTGGGCAGCGCGGCCATGATGGAAATCCCGGTCGTCTTTATCGACGTGCAGCGCGCCGGCCCATCCACGGGCGTGCCGACCAAGACGGAGCAGGGCGATCTCTGGCAGATCCTCGGCGCGAGCCAGGGCGATTTCGAGCGGTTCATCGTGGCGCCGACCGATGCGCTGGACGCCTTCAATACCGTACCCGAACTGTTCAACCTGGTGGATCAGTTCCAGTGCCCGGGCATCGTGATATCCGATCTGCTGATCTCCGAAGGCACCTTCAGCGTCGACCCGGACGCCATCGACATGCAACCCGGAATAGACCGGGGCGACCTGATTACGGAGTCCGGAAACGGCGCGAGCGACATCCCGACGGGTTCGCAGCTCTCCAACGGGCACGGCCTCATCGGTGCACCGAGCAACGGTTACCTGCGGTACGAGAACACGGAAAGCGGGATATCTCCCCGCGCGCTGCCGGGGGTGGAGGGATACGCCCACGTGGTGGCCACCGACGAACACGATGAAGACGGCGTCCTGGTCAGCGACGAGTTCACCAATCCCCACAAGCGGCGCAAGATGGTGGAAAAGCGGGCCCGCAAGTTCAAGAACGTCGCGGAGCGCATCGACCCGCCGGCGCTCTCGGGTTCGAGCGCCGAAGATGCCGAGATCACGCTCATTGGCTGGGGATCGACCCTCGGCGTGATCAGGGAGGCGGTGGAGATACTGAACCGCGAGGGCGTCGCCGTGAACCACCTGCCGATCAAGTGGATCGTCCCCCTGCACGTGGACGCCATCCAGGAGGTTTTCGACAAGGCGAAAAAGACCGTGATCGTGGAAAACAATCATTCCGGCCAGTTCCATCGGTACCTGCGCAGCGAGACCGGGCTTTCGGCCGACGGCCACATCCGGAAGTACGACGGCGAGCCGTTCATGCCCCATCATATCGTGGACGGCGTCCGGGAGCTGCTGGCCGGAACGACGGACATCTTCGTGCCCTATCAAGAAGTCATCGTCTAA
- a CDS encoding DUF1189 domain-containing protein, with the protein MRRFSILHPLWMAFYDGAIYEDAARHWRNRTFLYLLLLLALTWIPFTLQTQSQVDEWVSREAPFYIDQVPDLSLSGGELSSSSSRPTLLRDRDGTVLAVIDPTGQYTSLDDTEAPVLVTRTQIFIRGEGDQVDVTSLPDGPPETLTREDLYVIADWTRSLVNTLLFPILLVLSYAYRTVQTLLYAYVASFFTASTGGALPYRTLLNLAIIAVTPAVVLDTVHMLMESPLPDWFWWPACVLLSLGYLRFGIRVTLDAERQAAA; encoded by the coding sequence ATGCGTCGATTCAGTATTCTGCATCCACTCTGGATGGCCTTCTACGACGGGGCGATTTACGAGGATGCAGCCCGTCACTGGCGCAACCGTACCTTTCTGTACCTCCTCCTGCTGCTGGCGCTGACCTGGATTCCCTTCACCCTCCAGACGCAGAGCCAGGTGGATGAATGGGTCAGTCGGGAAGCCCCATTTTATATCGACCAGGTCCCCGATCTCAGTCTGTCCGGCGGCGAACTGTCCTCGTCCTCGTCCCGGCCGACGCTCCTGCGTGACCGGGACGGGACGGTGCTGGCCGTCATCGACCCCACCGGACAGTACACCAGCCTGGACGACACCGAGGCGCCGGTGCTGGTAACGCGCACCCAGATATTCATCCGGGGAGAGGGCGACCAGGTCGACGTTACGTCCCTGCCGGACGGACCACCGGAGACGCTGACCCGGGAAGACCTGTACGTGATCGCCGACTGGACCCGCTCCCTGGTCAATACACTGCTATTCCCCATACTGCTCGTGCTGTCCTACGCGTACCGGACCGTGCAGACGCTGCTGTACGCCTACGTGGCATCCTTTTTCACGGCGTCAACCGGAGGAGCGCTGCCGTACCGTACGCTCCTGAACCTGGCCATCATCGCCGTCACGCCGGCCGTCGTGCTGGACACCGTGCACATGCTCATGGAATCTCCGCTGCCGGACTGGTTCTGGTGGCCGGCATGCGTACTGCTTTCCCTGGGCTATCTGCGGTTCGGCATCCGGGTCACGCTGGACGCCGAACGGCAGGCGGCAGCCTGA
- a CDS encoding mandelate racemase/muconate lactonizing enzyme family protein — protein MKIEDITSYFIGGGYVIRVRTDSGLTGVGQTACWGYPEAVHQIVERFKDYLVGQDPFRIEHHWQYLYRMSPFRGSALSGAVSAVDIALWDIKGKHFGVPIWELLGGNCRDRVRLHLLGGGGTPEAMLESARNAASEGFTALKFDPLPGGYQDMALDRMIRTARDLVAAAREGGGPDMDLIVEVHRKLTPLTAMPLANALTEFNLYFIEDPIQIDSIMAQGEIARRIGIPVGNGERLNTIWEFQELLAHGGPQYVRPDVALAGGLTHCKKIAAIAEAHHCAVVTHNFLTPLITAASVHLDTSIPNFVTQEYSMGDESEASKLYRTNIRREGGYIPIPRDPGLGVELDDERLEGAVFTPMNTANTLLRSDGSVASSV, from the coding sequence GTGAAAATAGAAGACATCACCTCGTACTTCATCGGCGGCGGATACGTCATCCGCGTCCGGACCGACAGCGGGCTCACCGGGGTCGGACAGACGGCCTGCTGGGGATATCCCGAAGCCGTGCACCAGATCGTGGAACGGTTCAAGGATTACCTGGTCGGGCAGGATCCGTTCCGCATCGAGCATCACTGGCAGTATCTCTACCGCATGTCGCCCTTCCGGGGAAGCGCCCTGTCCGGGGCCGTCAGCGCCGTCGACATCGCCCTGTGGGACATCAAGGGCAAGCACTTCGGCGTACCGATATGGGAACTGCTCGGCGGAAACTGCCGGGACCGGGTCAGGCTGCACCTGCTGGGCGGCGGCGGCACCCCGGAGGCCATGCTCGAATCCGCCAGGAACGCGGCGTCGGAGGGCTTCACGGCGCTCAAGTTCGATCCCCTGCCGGGCGGCTACCAGGACATGGCCCTCGACCGGATGATCCGCACCGCACGGGATCTCGTCGCGGCAGCCCGCGAAGGCGGCGGTCCCGACATGGATCTCATCGTGGAGGTCCACCGCAAGCTGACGCCGCTGACCGCCATGCCCCTGGCCAACGCGTTGACCGAATTCAACCTCTATTTCATCGAGGACCCCATCCAGATCGACAGTATCATGGCCCAGGGCGAAATCGCCCGGAGAATCGGGATCCCCGTCGGGAACGGAGAACGCCTGAATACCATCTGGGAATTCCAGGAACTCCTGGCCCACGGGGGACCGCAATACGTGCGGCCTGACGTGGCCCTCGCCGGCGGCCTGACCCACTGCAAGAAGATCGCGGCCATCGCCGAGGCCCACCACTGCGCCGTCGTGACGCACAATTTCCTGACGCCCCTCATCACCGCCGCTTCCGTACACCTGGATACCAGCATCCCCAATTTCGTGACCCAGGAGTACAGCATGGGCGATGAATCGGAAGCCAGCAAATTGTACCGGACCAATATACGCCGGGAAGGCGGTTACATCCCGATTCCCCGGGACCCGGGCCTAGGTGTGGAACTGGACGACGAACGGCTGGAGGGAGCGGTTTTTACCCCGATGAATACCGCGAACACGTTGCTCAGGTCGGACGGCTCGGTAGCCAGTTCGGTTTAG
- a CDS encoding aldo/keto reductase: MEYRYLGKTGLQVSPICLGTAFRGAIDEHAGIRVIETALDLGCNFIDSAFYGEGRSEKIIGKALKGRREQVVLCTKIFGTAGKGPNYTGLSRFNLMQGVEKSLKRLQTDYIDLYLAHSFDPVTPLEETLSTFDDLVRQGKVRYIGCSNWPVYKVVDALWTSDRRNLEPFVCLQYNYSLLARWETELELMPMARDHGLGLMCYSPLAIGLLTGQFRRGAVPPENSPWGKNPRPGLSRSQYPFDEAMTDKLDGIVQTLIDVGEKYGKSPAQVALAWILDHEEVTAPIIGPDFPEQVEESFGAMGWTLDPEDRTLLDEVSAPDLPGKYA, translated from the coding sequence ATGGAATACCGCTATCTGGGCAAGACCGGCCTGCAGGTGTCGCCGATCTGCCTCGGCACGGCCTTCCGGGGCGCGATCGACGAGCACGCCGGCATCCGGGTGATCGAGACGGCCCTCGACCTGGGGTGCAACTTCATCGACTCGGCGTTCTACGGGGAGGGGAGGTCCGAGAAGATCATCGGGAAAGCGCTCAAGGGCCGGCGCGAACAGGTCGTGCTGTGCACCAAGATCTTCGGCACCGCGGGCAAGGGGCCCAACTACACGGGGCTTTCACGGTTCAACCTGATGCAGGGCGTGGAGAAAAGCCTGAAACGGCTGCAGACCGACTATATCGACCTCTACCTGGCCCACAGTTTCGACCCGGTCACGCCGCTCGAGGAAACCCTTTCGACCTTCGACGACCTCGTGCGCCAGGGCAAGGTCCGGTACATCGGCTGCAGCAACTGGCCGGTGTACAAGGTGGTGGATGCCCTCTGGACCAGCGACCGGCGCAACCTGGAACCCTTCGTCTGCCTGCAGTACAACTACAGCCTGCTGGCCCGGTGGGAGACGGAGCTCGAGCTCATGCCCATGGCCAGAGACCACGGGCTCGGGCTCATGTGCTACAGCCCGCTCGCCATCGGCCTGCTGACCGGCCAGTTCCGCCGCGGGGCCGTACCGCCCGAGAACAGTCCCTGGGGGAAGAACCCCCGTCCGGGACTGAGCCGCTCACAGTATCCTTTCGACGAGGCCATGACCGACAAGCTGGACGGCATCGTGCAGACGCTGATTGACGTGGGGGAAAAGTACGGGAAGTCGCCGGCCCAGGTGGCGCTGGCCTGGATCCTGGACCACGAAGAGGTGACGGCGCCCATCATCGGTCCGGATTTTCCCGAGCAGGTCGAGGAGTCCTTTGGGGCCATGGGATGGACGCTCGATCCGGAGGACCGCACCTTGCTGGACGAGGTCTCCGCTCCGGACCTTCCGGGGAAATACGCCTGA
- a CDS encoding sugar phosphate isomerase/epimerase: MQIGYTTWGMPNIPVDQALSFLHDVGFDAVELTVLPNYTTAVDGLDAGERRRIKALCAGYGLAMPAVAAHRSLLEEDPDAHRENMRLLKRAVDLCAEWSDGRGAPVLDTVMGGAPEDWETRQDFIFERVRDLVDYAAASGVVIGMEAHVGCALDTAEKSIQLVESMDSPHLGLNFDISHFDVLGMPIEDAVRLMAPHAVHTHVKDQRGRVPDFEFLVPGEGDFDFLAYLRAMHAAGYEGSITAEVSNMVQRKPGYDPFEAAALCFRTLEKAFAEAGVPRP; encoded by the coding sequence ATGCAAATAGGCTATACGACCTGGGGCATGCCCAACATCCCCGTGGACCAGGCCCTGTCGTTCCTGCACGACGTGGGTTTCGACGCAGTGGAATTGACAGTACTGCCGAACTATACGACGGCCGTGGACGGGCTCGACGCCGGTGAACGGCGGCGCATCAAGGCGCTCTGTGCCGGATACGGCCTGGCCATGCCCGCCGTCGCTGCCCACCGCTCGCTCCTCGAAGAGGACCCCGATGCCCATCGCGAGAACATGCGCCTGCTGAAACGGGCCGTCGACCTGTGCGCGGAATGGAGCGACGGCCGCGGCGCACCGGTCCTGGACACGGTAATGGGCGGCGCCCCGGAAGACTGGGAAACCAGGCAGGACTTCATTTTCGAACGGGTCCGGGATCTGGTGGATTACGCGGCGGCCAGCGGCGTGGTGATCGGCATGGAAGCCCACGTAGGATGCGCCCTGGACACCGCGGAGAAATCCATCCAGCTCGTGGAAAGCATGGACTCGCCCCACCTGGGGCTCAATTTCGACATCAGTCACTTCGACGTCCTGGGCATGCCCATCGAGGATGCGGTCCGGCTCATGGCGCCCCACGCGGTCCATACCCACGTCAAGGACCAGCGGGGCCGCGTACCCGATTTCGAGTTTCTCGTGCCAGGAGAGGGCGATTTCGATTTTCTGGCCTACCTGCGCGCCATGCATGCTGCCGGATACGAGGGTTCCATCACCGCGGAGGTCAGCAACATGGTGCAGAGGAAACCGGGATACGACCCCTTCGAAGCGGCCGCCCTGTGTTTCCGGACCCTGGAGAAAGCCTTCGCCGAAGCCGGCGTGCCCCGGCCGTGA
- a CDS encoding aminotransferase class V-fold PLP-dependent enzyme — MITEESGLNFDPKFEDPEKLKALSRRGFMGRIAGGLAAGTALLSMAGKAGAKPPMPEDHLPEPDDVAYWNWVADQYIIRDGVSFMNTGTRGPSPGPVHRAQIAALEGANTDYKSYTSYVYNSDFRAQMREKMAKYLGCKSNEVAFTNNTTEGMVFGTFGIDMEPGDEIVTTNHDHSSGVQPINLRAVRQGTKTVMIDLSSPEYHPPDSPDALLKAFEAAITPRTKMLSFCHINYGDGLVLPVKEICEMARSKGIITLVDGAQPPGMLDLNMYDLGCDMYAGPCHKWMMASMYTGFFYVKEDILDQVWPTLYAGPVNGLTMYGQEPTGFAKIYYDEYLAGASKFELRGSSNAPARVAIDAALDFHNMIGPAAIESRNRYQAVRVANALRNMDGVDVYSSPDPRMSAALVSFKVSGVGTRDLNDMLWDRHRIYIRNVTHDEINWDANRTSMHVMVTDAQTDQFIGAIEEIAKEKRL; from the coding sequence ATGATTACGGAAGAGTCCGGTTTAAACTTCGATCCGAAGTTCGAGGATCCCGAAAAGCTTAAAGCGTTGTCCCGACGCGGGTTTATGGGCCGGATCGCGGGCGGTCTCGCCGCCGGGACAGCCCTCCTGTCCATGGCCGGAAAGGCCGGGGCGAAGCCGCCGATGCCCGAAGACCACCTCCCGGAACCCGACGACGTGGCCTACTGGAACTGGGTGGCCGACCAGTACATCATCCGCGATGGCGTTTCCTTCATGAACACCGGGACGCGTGGACCGTCCCCGGGACCTGTGCACCGGGCGCAGATCGCCGCGCTGGAAGGCGCCAACACGGATTACAAGAGCTACACAAGCTACGTATACAACAGCGACTTCCGGGCACAGATGCGGGAGAAGATGGCGAAGTACCTCGGCTGCAAGTCGAACGAGGTCGCCTTCACCAACAACACGACCGAAGGCATGGTCTTCGGCACCTTCGGCATCGACATGGAACCGGGCGACGAGATCGTGACGACCAATCACGATCATTCCAGCGGCGTGCAGCCCATCAACCTCCGGGCGGTCCGCCAGGGGACGAAGACCGTCATGATCGACCTGTCGTCCCCCGAGTACCACCCGCCGGACAGTCCCGACGCGCTGCTCAAGGCCTTCGAAGCCGCCATCACGCCGCGCACGAAGATGCTCAGCTTCTGCCACATCAACTACGGCGACGGGCTCGTCCTCCCCGTAAAGGAAATCTGCGAAATGGCCCGGTCGAAGGGCATCATCACGCTGGTCGACGGGGCGCAGCCGCCAGGCATGCTCGACCTCAATATGTACGACCTGGGTTGCGACATGTACGCGGGACCGTGCCACAAGTGGATGATGGCGTCCATGTACACGGGCTTCTTCTACGTCAAAGAGGACATCCTGGACCAGGTATGGCCGACCCTGTACGCCGGTCCGGTGAACGGCCTGACCATGTATGGGCAGGAACCCACGGGCTTCGCCAAGATTTACTACGACGAGTACCTGGCGGGCGCCTCCAAGTTCGAGCTGCGAGGTTCCTCCAACGCCCCGGCCCGCGTCGCCATCGACGCCGCGCTGGATTTCCACAACATGATCGGACCGGCCGCCATCGAAAGCCGTAACCGCTACCAGGCCGTGCGCGTGGCCAACGCCCTGCGCAATATGGACGGCGTGGACGTATACAGTTCGCCCGATCCCCGCATGAGCGCGGCGCTCGTCTCGTTCAAGGTCAGCGGCGTGGGTACGCGCGATCTCAACGACATGCTTTGGGACCGCCACCGTATCTATATCCGGAACGTCACGCACGATGAGATCAACTGGGACGCCAACCGGACGTCGATGCATGTCATGGTGACCGACGCGCAGACCGACCAGTTCATCGGCGCCATCGAGGAGATCGCGAAGGAGAAGCGCCTGTAA
- a CDS encoding phytanoyl-CoA dioxygenase family protein → MGEKYPDVRPEQYHHHLIVDDPFWIRLCTDSRLIDVIEPFLGPDIALFAAHYISKPPGDGQPVLWHQDGNYWPLEPMEVITIWLAVDDSTPENGCMRVIPGSHRGQNLYRHRRTEGDNVLSSELDVNVDESEAVDVVVPAGGVSLHDPYLIHGSKANLSDRRRCGLTLRYIPTTTRIKRENFPAYLCRGKAVDGINNYPPLPQFRSGDHYPFKGCDRPPWN, encoded by the coding sequence ATGGGAGAGAAGTACCCCGACGTCCGGCCGGAGCAGTACCATCACCACCTCATCGTGGACGATCCGTTCTGGATTCGCCTCTGCACCGATTCCCGGCTCATCGACGTCATCGAACCCTTTCTGGGACCCGACATCGCGCTCTTCGCGGCCCATTACATCAGCAAGCCGCCCGGGGACGGGCAGCCGGTGCTGTGGCACCAGGACGGGAATTACTGGCCGCTGGAGCCCATGGAAGTCATTACCATCTGGCTGGCCGTGGACGACTCGACCCCGGAGAACGGCTGCATGCGGGTCATACCCGGCAGCCACAGGGGCCAGAATCTGTACCGGCACCGTAGAACCGAAGGGGATAACGTATTGAGTTCGGAACTGGATGTGAACGTGGATGAATCCGAGGCGGTCGATGTCGTCGTGCCGGCGGGCGGCGTATCCCTGCACGATCCCTACCTGATACACGGTTCGAAGGCCAACCTGTCCGACCGGCGCCGGTGCGGACTGACCCTCCGGTATATACCCACGACCACGCGCATCAAGCGCGAGAACTTCCCCGCTTACCTGTGCCGGGGTAAGGCCGTGGACGGAATCAATAACTATCCTCCGCTCCCCCAGTTCAGGTCCGGCGATCACTACCCGTTCAAAGGGTGCGACCGGCCGCCCTGGAACTGA
- a CDS encoding VOC family protein, whose translation MAYLRHLALRCRDVSISQRFYEDVIGFTFVGRRGNGEAVDLSDGTANITLLPHDDPSRPTLEEGEEYIHFGVLVDDLHAAWHRVRNWGAEAPKTVKGRDAISSDTPPEIAFKAIDPDGNIVDISGDRDEWRGVKI comes from the coding sequence ATGGCCTATCTGCGTCATCTCGCACTGCGGTGCCGGGACGTGTCGATCTCGCAGCGTTTCTACGAGGATGTGATCGGCTTTACTTTTGTCGGCCGGCGGGGCAACGGCGAAGCCGTCGATCTCAGCGACGGCACCGCCAACATCACGCTGCTGCCCCATGACGATCCATCGCGGCCCACGCTCGAGGAAGGAGAGGAGTATATCCACTTCGGCGTGCTGGTAGACGATCTCCACGCCGCCTGGCACAGGGTCCGGAACTGGGGTGCCGAAGCGCCGAAAACAGTGAAGGGCCGGGACGCCATCTCCTCCGATACCCCGCCGGAGATCGCTTTCAAGGCCATCGATCCCGACGGCAACATTGTCGACATCTCCGGTGACCGGGACGAGTGGCGGGGCGTGAAGATATGA
- a CDS encoding DUF1727 domain-containing protein: MRMFRSAALSIDKSVARAADLFDFSRGRIPPGTLTAALWPGLVRSLVRQFSQGVAGVTGTNGKHTTCRILAAILQQADARTLYPEDIAPSLDEVVSTLVRATDHRGRIHADYGVFGFETGTLDRAIRVCNPGTLVLNNLYDDESAQGVDRAALIGKWCDWFGTMTARQHILVNADDPVLCGGFTQGVPPRLTYYGVEDERLHLADAASPEVPCPRCGVPLAYRITSLAHLGDYACEGCGWERPLPTVYAIDVDLGPDETNFRLITPRGPLDVRLRLSGLHNVYNAAAAAAAALSLGLSPVTIRKGLESVRSTGGRDERVVIHDREARLMTIKNRTSFLEALRTCQLDRHRGHFLFLLDEAVRGGRNAPWIVDEDLEGMVNFSRSVHVAGAGGAHLALMDEQIDAEDMASAVDVSDVFHDIMRRLTPGDRLWVLATEGAMYAVRRELRDMGII; the protein is encoded by the coding sequence ATGCGTATGTTCAGATCGGCCGCCCTTTCCATTGACAAGTCCGTCGCGAGGGCGGCCGATTTGTTTGATTTCTCCCGTGGACGCATCCCTCCCGGCACCCTCACAGCCGCCCTCTGGCCGGGCCTGGTCCGGTCCCTGGTGCGCCAGTTCAGTCAAGGCGTGGCCGGGGTTACCGGAACGAACGGCAAGCATACGACCTGCCGGATCCTGGCCGCGATTCTGCAGCAGGCCGATGCCCGGACGCTCTACCCCGAAGACATCGCCCCATCCCTCGACGAAGTGGTCTCCACCCTGGTCCGGGCGACCGATCACCGCGGCAGGATCCATGCGGACTACGGCGTGTTCGGATTCGAGACCGGCACGCTCGATCGGGCGATCAGGGTATGCAATCCCGGCACGCTCGTACTGAACAACCTGTACGACGACGAATCGGCGCAGGGGGTTGACCGCGCTGCCCTGATCGGGAAATGGTGCGACTGGTTCGGCACCATGACCGCCCGACAGCACATCCTCGTCAATGCCGACGATCCGGTCCTCTGCGGCGGATTCACGCAGGGCGTGCCGCCCCGGTTGACCTATTACGGTGTGGAGGATGAACGCCTGCACCTTGCGGATGCCGCCAGCCCCGAGGTGCCGTGCCCCCGGTGCGGCGTTCCCCTGGCCTACCGGATCACCAGCCTGGCCCACCTGGGTGACTATGCCTGCGAAGGTTGCGGTTGGGAAAGGCCGCTGCCCACCGTATACGCGATCGATGTGGATCTGGGACCGGATGAAACGAACTTCCGGCTCATCACGCCGCGGGGCCCCCTGGACGTGCGCCTCCGCCTGTCCGGGCTGCACAACGTATACAACGCCGCGGCGGCCGCGGCGGCCGCGTTATCTCTCGGCCTGAGTCCCGTGACGATACGCAAAGGCCTCGAATCCGTGAGGTCCACCGGAGGACGGGACGAACGGGTGGTGATTCATGACCGGGAAGCCCGCCTGATGACGATCAAGAACAGGACCTCGTTCCTTGAAGCGCTCAGGACCTGCCAGCTGGACCGACATCGGGGCCACTTCCTGTTCCTGCTGGACGAGGCCGTTCGGGGCGGACGCAACGCTCCGTGGATCGTGGACGAAGACCTGGAAGGCATGGTGAACTTCTCGAGGTCCGTGCACGTGGCCGGCGCGGGCGGCGCACACCTGGCCCTGATGGACGAGCAGATAGACGCGGAGGACATGGCTTCGGCCGTGGACGTCAGCGACGTGTTTCACGACATCATGCGGCGGCTCACCCCGGGCGACCGCCTGTGGGTCCTCGCGACCGAAGGCGCCATGTACGCGGTCAGACGGGAACTGAGGGACATGGGGATCATCTGA
- a CDS encoding 2-oxoacid:ferredoxin oxidoreductase subunit beta, whose product MSVETLPREEVEAKPVAPLKAKDFKGKVDPDWCPGCGDFGVLSSLQRACVNLGLRPHEILTISGIGCSSNFPGFFNSYGMHTLHGRALAVATGAQMANHELTVFVTGGDGDGYGIGGNHFTHTARRNVDLTYIVMDNQIYGLTTGQVSPTSSIDMRTKSTPFGSVEAPVNPITAAIMNGATFVARAFSGDARHLTGLIEQAIQHRGFALIDVFSPCVTFNKDNDYPFFKQRVKKLEDEGHDPGDWKTACEKAMIWGDEIYTGLFFQKKGAPTLGDQEPVLDEGGAIARRDLGISQEQSDRIIKRMM is encoded by the coding sequence ATGTCAGTGGAAACTTTACCACGCGAGGAAGTGGAAGCGAAACCGGTAGCGCCGTTGAAAGCGAAGGACTTCAAGGGCAAGGTGGATCCGGACTGGTGTCCCGGATGCGGCGATTTCGGCGTGCTGAGCAGCCTGCAGCGGGCCTGCGTGAACCTGGGTTTGCGGCCCCATGAGATCCTCACGATCAGCGGGATCGGCTGTTCCTCGAATTTCCCGGGGTTCTTCAACTCCTACGGCATGCATACGCTGCACGGACGTGCCCTGGCCGTGGCCACGGGCGCGCAGATGGCGAACCACGAACTCACCGTGTTCGTCACGGGGGGAGACGGCGACGGCTACGGGATCGGTGGGAACCATTTCACCCACACGGCGAGGCGGAACGTCGACCTGACCTATATCGTCATGGACAACCAGATCTATGGTTTGACCACGGGACAGGTATCCCCTACCAGCAGCATCGACATGCGGACCAAGAGCACACCCTTCGGCAGCGTGGAAGCGCCGGTGAACCCCATCACGGCGGCGATCATGAACGGCGCGACCTTCGTGGCCCGGGCTTTCAGCGGCGACGCCCGCCACCTGACCGGGCTCATCGAACAGGCCATCCAGCACCGCGGCTTTGCGCTGATCGACGTATTCAGCCCTTGCGTCACGTTCAACAAGGACAACGACTACCCCTTCTTCAAGCAGCGCGTCAAGAAGCTGGAGGACGAAGGACACGATCCCGGAGACTGGAAGACGGCCTGCGAGAAGGCGATGATCTGGGGAGACGAGATCTACACCGGGCTGTTCTTTCAGAAGAAGGGCGCGCCTACGCTGGGTGACCAGGAGCCGGTGCTGGACGAAGGCGGCGCGATCGCGCGGCGCGACCTGGGGATCAGCCAGGAGCAGTCCGACCGGATCATCAAGCGCATGATGTAG